The following proteins are co-located in the [Pasteurella] mairii genome:
- the pdxY gene encoding pyridoxamine kinase — protein MKNLISIQSHVVYGYAGNKSATFPMQLLGVDVWALNTVQFSNHTQYAKWTGMVLPKEQIGEIVRGIDEIGELHRCDAIISGYIGSAEQVEEIINAVNYVKQRNPHAVYLCDPVMGHPDKGCIVADGVKEGLVNIAMKAADIITPNLVELRELSGLRVENFAQAIDAVKAILAKGPKKVLVKHLSKVGQDPNQFEMLLANQEGIWHISRPLHTFTKDPVGVGDLTAGLFMANLLNGKSDIEAFEHTANAVNEVMQMTHDSGLYELQIIAAREFIVNPRSHYQAVKIA, from the coding sequence ATGAAAAACCTGATTTCTATTCAATCTCACGTCGTATATGGTTACGCGGGTAATAAATCCGCGACCTTTCCAATGCAACTGCTCGGGGTGGATGTATGGGCTTTGAATACCGTCCAATTCTCCAACCATACGCAATACGCTAAATGGACCGGCATGGTGCTACCCAAAGAACAAATCGGCGAAATCGTGCGTGGTATTGATGAAATTGGTGAACTGCACCGCTGTGATGCGATCATTTCCGGCTATATCGGTTCCGCTGAACAAGTCGAAGAGATTATCAACGCGGTTAACTATGTTAAACAACGTAATCCTCACGCGGTTTATCTTTGCGATCCCGTCATGGGACATCCGGATAAAGGTTGTATCGTAGCAGATGGCGTAAAAGAAGGTTTAGTCAATATCGCCATGAAAGCCGCGGATATTATCACGCCAAACCTCGTGGAATTACGCGAATTAAGCGGTTTACGCGTGGAAAATTTTGCGCAAGCCATCGACGCGGTCAAAGCCATTTTAGCTAAAGGTCCGAAAAAAGTGTTAGTCAAACATTTAAGCAAAGTCGGACAAGATCCGAACCAATTTGAGATGTTACTGGCTAACCAAGAAGGCATTTGGCACATCAGCCGCCCATTGCATACCTTTACCAAAGATCCCGTTGGCGTGGGCGATTTAACCGCCGGATTGTTTATGGCAAATTTGTTAAATGGAAAATCCGATATTGAAGCCTTTGAACATACTGCCAATGCGGTGAATGAAGTAATGCAAATGACGCATGATTCCGGGCTTTATGAGCTACAAATTATCGCGGCGAGAGAATTTATCGTTAACCCGCGCAGCCATTATCAAGCGGTAAAAATTGCTTAA
- the tilS gene encoding tRNA(Ile)-lysidine synthase, giving the protein MDIFAKFEHIVSQHQPTQTHFLVGFSGGLDSTALLSLLTKFCQKRPHFSLSAIHIHHGLSPNADHWAAHCQRLCRQLSVPLIVEKVQVDRRLGVEAGAREARYQAIRRYMSADHILTTAHHQQDQTETFLLALKRGSGVQGLSAMPIQSAVFSVPIFRPLLQFTRAELEEYVHSENLPWIEDESNQDNRYDRNFLRHQILPSLRQRWAHFDQAVQRSAQHCLEQQQLLNELLAQELQKYQKNDRTFDINQFAHFSAPKQKALLRLWLANCHLPMPSSKQLAQIIQDVIFAQADRYPEFKLGDKLIRRYRQHLHITPIYQDVSQLVLPVTLNQPIDLPDNLGKFIIKAQPNEWMAQWQDHVMLLPPTQKPIHLAFRYSGMVLHHGIHQDIKKLWQQHNIPYWLRQRTPLIFYGDQLQCAMGAFRIQQ; this is encoded by the coding sequence ATGGATATTTTTGCAAAATTTGAGCATATCGTTAGCCAACATCAACCGACACAAACCCATTTTCTCGTCGGTTTTAGCGGTGGACTTGATTCCACCGCGCTGCTCTCGTTATTGACAAAATTCTGTCAAAAACGACCGCACTTTTCCCTTAGCGCCATCCATATTCATCACGGTTTAAGCCCAAACGCCGATCATTGGGCGGCACATTGCCAACGCCTTTGTCGCCAATTATCCGTTCCGCTGATCGTGGAAAAAGTCCAAGTCGATCGACGTTTAGGTGTTGAAGCGGGCGCCCGCGAAGCCCGTTACCAAGCCATTCGGCGTTATATGAGCGCCGATCATATTTTGACGACCGCCCACCATCAGCAAGATCAAACAGAAACCTTTCTCCTTGCGCTAAAACGTGGCAGTGGCGTACAAGGCTTGTCCGCCATGCCAATACAAAGTGCGGTCTTTTCTGTGCCGATTTTTCGCCCACTGCTCCAATTCACGCGCGCCGAGCTAGAAGAATATGTTCATAGTGAAAATCTGCCTTGGATTGAAGATGAAAGCAATCAAGATAACCGCTATGACCGCAACTTCTTGCGCCATCAAATTTTGCCATCCTTGCGACAACGCTGGGCGCATTTTGACCAAGCGGTCCAACGCAGCGCACAACATTGCTTAGAACAGCAGCAATTGTTAAATGAATTACTGGCACAAGAATTACAAAAATATCAAAAAAATGACCGCACTTTTGACATTAACCAATTTGCGCATTTTTCTGCGCCAAAACAAAAAGCATTACTACGTTTGTGGCTAGCCAATTGCCATTTACCCATGCCATCCAGCAAACAATTGGCGCAAATTATTCAAGATGTGATTTTCGCCCAAGCAGATCGTTATCCTGAATTTAAATTGGGTGACAAGCTGATTCGTCGCTATCGCCAACACTTACACATCACGCCAATTTATCAAGATGTTAGCCAGCTTGTGTTGCCGGTAACCTTAAACCAACCTATTGATTTACCGGATAATTTAGGCAAATTTATCATTAAAGCACAACCTAATGAATGGATGGCGCAATGGCAAGATCACGTGATGCTCCTTCCGCCGACACAAAAGCCTATCCATCTTGCTTTTCGTTATTCGGGGATGGTCCTTCATCATGGTATCCATCAAGATATCAAAAAACTATGGCAACAACATAACATCCCTTATTGGTTACGCCAACGCACGCCTTTAATTTTCTATGGCGATCAACTGCAATGTGCCATGGGAGCGTTTCGGATCCAACAGTAA
- the valS gene encoding valyl-tRNA synthase: MTQKFEMADRFDSSAVEQALYKHWEEQGYFKPTENPNVPSYCIAIPPPNVTGSLHMGHAFQQTLMDTLIRFNRMEGNNTLWQAGTDHAGIATQMVVERKIAAEESKTRHDYGREAFINKIWDWKAYSGGTISQQMRRLGNSIDWDRERFTMDEGLSNAVKEVFVRLHEEGLIYRGKRLVNWDPKLHTAISDLEVENKESKGSLWHFRYPLANGAKTADGKDYLVVATTRPETMLGDTAVAVHPEDERYQSLIGKTVMLPLANREIPIIADDYVDREFGTGVVKITPAHDFNDYEVGKRHQLPMVNVMTLNADIRDEAEIIGTDGKPLATYEAKIPADYQGLARFAARKKIVADFDALGLLEEIKPHDLKVPYGDRGGVPIEPMLTDQWYVSVKPLAEVATKAVEDGEIQFVPKQYENLYFSWMRDIQDWCISRQLWWGHRIPAWYDEAGNVYVARDEAEVRSKYQLNADVVLKQDEDVLDTWFSSGLWTFSTLGWPEQTKELKMFHPTDVLITGFDIIFFWVARMIMFTMHFIKDENGKPQVPFKTVYVTGLIRDEQGQKMSKSKGNVLDPIDMIDGISLEDLLEKRTGNMMQPQLAEKIAKATRKEFAEGIAAHGTDALRFTLAALASNGRDINWDMKRLEGYRNFCNKLWNASRFVLTNEKLDLSVGDVEYSLADRWIQSSFNRTVGEFRDALGQYRFDLAANTIYEFTWNQFCDWYLELTKPVFANGTDAQKRAASQTLVLVLEKLLRLAHPIIPFITEEIWQKVKGFANVSGDTIMLQPFPTVEANQIDEVAEIQSNWLKELIVAVRNIRAESNIAPSKGLDFLVRNVLDEQRHILAENDRLLKAMAKLDSVQVLAQGEEAPLSVAKLVGNVEVLVPMAGFINKEAELARLNKEIDKMLNEIKRIEGKLSNEAFVAKAPEAVIAKEREKMQAYQDGLEKLKAQYQAIEAL, translated from the coding sequence ATGACCCAAAAATTTGAAATGGCAGATCGTTTCGACTCCTCAGCAGTCGAACAAGCACTTTATAAACACTGGGAAGAACAGGGCTATTTTAAGCCGACTGAAAACCCGAATGTTCCAAGTTACTGTATTGCAATTCCGCCGCCAAATGTGACCGGCTCGTTGCATATGGGACACGCGTTCCAGCAAACTTTGATGGATACGCTTATCCGTTTTAACCGTATGGAGGGCAATAACACCTTATGGCAAGCGGGGACTGACCACGCTGGGATTGCGACCCAAATGGTGGTGGAGCGTAAAATTGCGGCGGAAGAGAGCAAAACTCGCCATGATTATGGACGTGAGGCTTTTATCAATAAAATCTGGGATTGGAAAGCCTATTCAGGCGGTACCATCAGCCAGCAAATGCGTCGTCTCGGTAACTCAATCGACTGGGATCGTGAGCGTTTTACCATGGACGAGGGTTTATCGAATGCGGTAAAAGAAGTGTTTGTTCGTTTACACGAAGAGGGCTTGATTTATCGCGGCAAACGCCTAGTCAACTGGGATCCAAAACTTCACACCGCGATTTCTGACCTTGAAGTAGAAAATAAAGAGAGCAAAGGCTCGCTTTGGCATTTCCGCTATCCATTAGCCAATGGAGCGAAAACCGCAGATGGTAAAGATTACTTAGTGGTAGCGACGACCCGTCCTGAAACGATGTTGGGCGATACTGCAGTGGCAGTTCACCCTGAAGATGAGCGTTATCAATCGTTGATTGGCAAAACCGTGATGTTACCGCTTGCTAACCGTGAAATTCCAATTATTGCGGACGATTATGTGGATCGTGAGTTTGGTACTGGCGTGGTAAAAATCACCCCTGCACATGACTTCAACGACTATGAAGTGGGTAAACGCCATCAGTTGCCTATGGTAAACGTGATGACGTTAAATGCTGATATTCGTGATGAAGCGGAAATTATCGGTACGGACGGCAAGCCGTTAGCGACTTATGAAGCGAAAATCCCAGCGGATTATCAAGGCTTAGCGCGTTTTGCGGCGCGTAAGAAAATTGTAGCGGACTTTGACGCGCTTGGTTTATTAGAAGAAATCAAACCCCATGATCTAAAAGTGCCTTATGGTGACCGCGGTGGCGTGCCGATTGAGCCAATGTTGACTGACCAATGGTATGTGAGCGTGAAACCGCTTGCGGAAGTCGCAACCAAAGCAGTGGAAGATGGCGAAATTCAATTCGTGCCAAAACAGTACGAAAACCTCTATTTCTCTTGGATGCGTGATATTCAGGATTGGTGTATTTCGCGCCAATTATGGTGGGGACACCGCATTCCAGCATGGTATGACGAAGCGGGTAATGTATATGTGGCGCGTGATGAAGCGGAAGTGCGGTCAAAATATCAGTTAAATGCTGATGTTGTGTTGAAACAAGATGAAGATGTGTTGGATACATGGTTTTCATCAGGCTTGTGGACGTTCTCAACTCTTGGCTGGCCAGAGCAAACGAAAGAGCTCAAAATGTTCCACCCAACCGATGTGTTAATCACCGGTTTCGACATCATTTTCTTCTGGGTGGCGCGTATGATTATGTTTACGATGCACTTCATCAAAGATGAAAATGGCAAACCACAAGTACCATTCAAAACTGTGTATGTCACAGGTTTAATCCGTGATGAACAAGGGCAAAAAATGTCGAAATCGAAAGGGAACGTGTTAGACCCGATTGATATGATTGATGGCATCAGCCTTGAAGATTTGCTTGAAAAACGCACGGGCAACATGATGCAACCGCAACTTGCCGAGAAAATTGCCAAAGCCACTCGTAAAGAATTTGCAGAGGGCATTGCAGCACATGGTACAGACGCATTGCGTTTCACCTTGGCAGCGCTTGCAAGCAACGGGCGTGATATCAATTGGGATATGAAACGTCTCGAAGGTTACCGCAACTTCTGTAATAAATTATGGAATGCAAGTCGTTTCGTTTTGACCAACGAGAAATTAGATTTATCCGTAGGCGATGTGGAATATAGCCTTGCCGATCGTTGGATCCAATCGAGCTTCAACCGCACTGTTGGTGAGTTCCGTGATGCATTAGGTCAATATCGCTTCGATTTGGCAGCCAATACGATTTACGAGTTCACATGGAACCAATTCTGCGACTGGTACTTAGAATTAACCAAACCGGTCTTCGCTAATGGCACGGACGCACAAAAACGTGCGGCAAGCCAAACTTTGGTGCTTGTGTTAGAAAAATTATTGCGTTTAGCTCACCCGATCATTCCGTTCATCACGGAAGAAATCTGGCAGAAAGTGAAAGGCTTCGCAAATGTTTCAGGCGATACCATTATGCTACAACCGTTCCCAACTGTTGAAGCGAACCAAATTGACGAAGTGGCAGAAATACAGAGCAACTGGTTAAAAGAGTTGATCGTGGCGGTGCGTAACATTCGTGCAGAAAGTAACATTGCTCCAAGCAAAGGTTTAGATTTCTTAGTGCGTAACGTTTTAGATGAACAACGTCACATTCTTGCGGAAAATGACCGTTTGTTAAAAGCCATGGCAAAACTTGACAGCGTGCAAGTCTTAGCACAAGGCGAAGAAGCCCCGCTTTCGGTCGCGAAATTGGTCGGCAATGTGGAAGTATTAGTGCCAATGGCGGGCTTTATCAACAAAGAAGCTGAACTTGCTCGTTTGAATAAAGAGATTGACAAAATGCTCAATGAAATCAAACGTATTGAAGGCAAACTCAGCAACGAAGCCTTTGTGGCAAAAGCACCGGAAGCAGTGATTGCCAAAGAGCGTGAGAAAATGCAAGCGTATCAAGATGGGCTTGAGAAGTTGAAAGCGCAATATCAGGCGATTGAAGCGTTGTAA
- the holC gene encoding DNA polymerase III subunit chi gives MSKNAQFYIIENMQPTELLSASENLACNLAASAWRVGKKVLIACETEQQALNLDEALWQRDPDEFVPHNLSGEITQFATPIEISWLGKRNAQRRDLLINLQTNVPDFVAGFNQVIDFVPQDETEKAQARERYKQYRQLGWQLSTEKA, from the coding sequence ATGAGTAAAAACGCCCAATTTTATATTATTGAGAATATGCAGCCGACGGAATTATTATCGGCAAGCGAAAATTTGGCGTGCAATTTAGCGGCTTCTGCGTGGCGTGTGGGGAAAAAAGTATTGATTGCTTGTGAAACCGAACAGCAGGCGCTAAATCTTGATGAAGCTTTATGGCAACGAGATCCTGATGAGTTTGTCCCGCATAATTTATCCGGTGAAATCACACAGTTTGCTACGCCGATTGAAATTTCGTGGCTAGGAAAACGCAATGCACAACGTCGTGATTTATTGATCAATTTGCAAACCAACGTACCGGATTTTGTCGCGGGTTTTAATCAAGTGATTGATTTTGTTCCTCAAGATGAAACCGAAAAAGCTCAAGCGCGCGAACGTTATAAACAATACCGTCAGTTAGGCTGGCAGTTGAGTACGGAGAAAGCGTAA
- the fumC gene encoding fumarate hydratase class II, with amino-acid sequence MTFRIEKDTMGEVQVPADKYWAAQTERSRNNFKIGPEASMPKEIIEAFGYLKKAAAYANHDLGVLPAEKRDLIAQACDEILANKLDDQFPLVIWQTGSGTQSNMNVNEVIANRAHVINGGKLGEKSIIHPNDDVNKSQSSNDTYPTAMHIAAYKKVVEATIPAVERLQKTFAAKSEAFKDVVKIGRTHLMDATPLTLGQEFSAYAAQLHFGLIALKNTLPHLRQMALGGTAVGTGLNTPKGYDVKVAEYIAKFTGLPFITAENKFEALATHDAIVETHGALKQIAMSLFKIANDIRLLASGPRSGIGEILIPENEPGSSIMPGKVNPTQCEAMTMVCAQVLGNDTTISFAGSQGHFQLNVFKPVMAANFLQSAQLLADVCISFDEHCATGIEPNYPRIKQQLDNSLMLVTALNTHIGYENAAKIAKTAHKNGTTLKEEAINLGLVSAEDFDKWVRPEDMVGSLK; translated from the coding sequence ATGACATTCCGTATTGAGAAAGACACCATGGGCGAAGTGCAAGTTCCAGCAGACAAATACTGGGCAGCACAAACTGAACGTTCACGCAACAACTTCAAAATTGGTCCAGAAGCCTCAATGCCTAAAGAAATTATCGAAGCTTTCGGTTATTTGAAAAAAGCTGCCGCGTATGCTAACCACGATCTTGGAGTTTTACCGGCTGAAAAACGTGATTTAATCGCACAAGCCTGTGATGAAATTTTGGCGAATAAATTAGATGATCAATTCCCTCTCGTTATTTGGCAAACCGGTTCGGGTACACAATCCAATATGAACGTAAACGAAGTGATCGCCAACCGTGCGCACGTCATCAACGGCGGAAAATTAGGTGAGAAATCGATTATTCACCCAAATGATGACGTAAACAAATCACAATCTTCAAACGATACTTATCCAACTGCTATGCACATTGCGGCATACAAAAAAGTGGTTGAAGCAACTATTCCTGCGGTTGAACGTTTACAAAAAACTTTCGCAGCCAAATCTGAAGCATTCAAAGATGTAGTGAAAATCGGTCGTACGCACTTAATGGACGCAACACCGCTAACATTAGGTCAAGAATTCTCTGCTTATGCAGCGCAATTACACTTCGGTTTAATCGCACTGAAAAATACCTTACCACATTTACGCCAAATGGCATTAGGTGGTACAGCGGTAGGCACAGGCTTGAACACGCCTAAAGGTTACGATGTGAAAGTGGCAGAATACATTGCGAAATTCACCGGTTTACCGTTCATCACGGCGGAAAATAAATTTGAAGCATTAGCAACTCATGACGCTATCGTTGAAACTCACGGTGCATTAAAACAAATCGCAATGTCATTATTCAAAATCGCAAATGACATTCGTTTATTGGCTTCTGGTCCACGTTCCGGTATCGGTGAAATCTTAATTCCGGAAAATGAACCGGGTTCATCAATCATGCCGGGCAAAGTCAACCCAACGCAATGTGAAGCAATGACCATGGTTTGCGCGCAAGTGTTAGGTAACGATACCACAATTTCCTTCGCGGGCTCACAAGGTCACTTCCAATTAAACGTGTTCAAACCAGTAATGGCAGCAAACTTCTTACAATCTGCCCAACTTTTAGCCGACGTTTGTATCTCATTTGATGAACACTGTGCAACAGGTATCGAACCGAACTATCCACGCATTAAACAACAATTAGATAACTCTCTAATGTTGGTAACTGCGTTAAATACCCATATCGGTTACGAAAATGCAGCGAAAATCGCGAAAACCGCACACAAAAATGGCACAACCTTAAAAGAAGAAGCCATCAATCTTGGTCTTGTATCAGCGGAAGATTTCGATAAATGGGTTCGTCCAGAAGATATGGTAGGTAGTTTAAAATAA
- a CDS encoding transmembrane protein: MKFKAILLSISCLFSTALFAQWKSVGNGDYNWGPFQVYTLSLYSENGTYQENMRPLMLTFKYAKPIEGKSFAINLVKEINALNFNKDSSTAWLKKMQEIFPDFSPNDVLSYIALENKGYFVLNDTILNHEFDASFNQALLAIWLSPQSNFKQLQNQLIGKEKSTYPDGDFLPHPEVQQLDEEDANPQMPPTFEHQQKTEIES, translated from the coding sequence ATGAAATTTAAAGCTATTTTATTGAGTATTTCTTGCTTATTTTCGACCGCACTTTTTGCGCAATGGAAAAGTGTGGGAAATGGTGATTATAATTGGGGACCTTTTCAGGTTTATACGCTTAGCCTTTACAGCGAAAACGGTACATATCAAGAAAATATGCGTCCGTTAATGTTAACCTTCAAATATGCTAAACCGATTGAAGGGAAAAGTTTTGCGATTAATTTAGTTAAAGAAATCAATGCATTAAATTTCAATAAAGATAGCTCGACAGCGTGGCTGAAAAAAATGCAAGAAATTTTTCCCGATTTCTCGCCAAATGATGTATTAAGCTATATTGCCTTGGAAAACAAAGGGTATTTTGTATTGAATGATACGATTTTAAACCACGAATTTGATGCCTCTTTTAATCAAGCGCTGTTAGCGATTTGGCTGTCACCACAAAGTAATTTTAAGCAATTGCAAAATCAATTAATTGGTAAAGAAAAAAGCACCTATCCTGATGGAGATTTTTTACCTCATCCCGAAGTGCAGCAGTTAGATGAAGAAGATGCTAATCCGCAAATGCCGCCCACATTTGAGCATCAACAAAAAACCGAAATAGAATCATAA
- the argG gene encoding argininosuccinate synthase: MSNTILQTIPQGQKVGIAFSGGLDTSAALLWMRQKGAVPYAYTANLGQPDEDDYNAIPRKAMEYGAEKARLIDCRSQLAHEGIAAIQCGAFHISTGGVTYFNTTPLGRAVTGTMLVSAMKEDDVNIWGDGSTFKGNDIERFYRYGLLTNPNLKIYKPWLDNQFIEELGGRHEMSQFLIANGFEYKMSVEKAYSTDSNMLGATHEAKDLEFLNSGIRIVNPIMGVAFWKEDVQVKAEEVTVRFEEGVPVALNGKTFDNAVDLFMEANRIGGRHGLGMSDQIENRIIEAKSRGIYEAPGMALLHIAYERLVTGIHNEDTIEQYRINGLRLGRLLYQGRWFDPQALMLRETAQRWVAKAVTGEVTLELRRGNDYSILNTESPNLTYAPERLSMEKVENAPFDPVDRIGQLTMRNLDITDTRSKLGIYTNTGLLTVGAESMLPQLDKK, encoded by the coding sequence ATGTCAAACACGATTTTACAAACGATTCCTCAAGGTCAAAAAGTGGGGATTGCTTTTTCCGGCGGCTTAGATACCAGCGCGGCGCTACTTTGGATGCGCCAAAAAGGTGCGGTGCCTTATGCTTATACCGCGAATTTAGGGCAGCCTGATGAGGATGATTATAATGCGATTCCGCGCAAAGCGATGGAATACGGTGCAGAAAAAGCGCGTTTAATTGACTGTCGTAGTCAATTGGCGCACGAAGGGATCGCGGCGATTCAATGTGGCGCTTTCCATATTTCTACCGGCGGTGTGACGTATTTTAATACCACGCCATTGGGTCGCGCAGTGACTGGAACCATGTTAGTTTCAGCCATGAAAGAAGATGATGTGAATATTTGGGGTGACGGTAGTACCTTTAAAGGCAACGATATTGAGCGTTTTTATCGTTATGGTTTGTTAACAAACCCAAATTTAAAAATTTATAAACCTTGGTTAGATAATCAATTTATCGAAGAATTGGGCGGTCGCCATGAGATGTCACAATTCTTAATCGCTAACGGATTTGAATACAAAATGTCGGTTGAAAAAGCCTATTCTACCGATTCTAATATGTTAGGTGCGACGCACGAAGCGAAAGATTTGGAATTTTTAAACAGCGGTATTCGCATTGTGAATCCAATTATGGGCGTAGCATTCTGGAAAGAAGACGTACAAGTTAAGGCAGAAGAAGTGACCGTGCGTTTTGAGGAAGGCGTTCCTGTGGCGTTAAATGGTAAAACCTTTGATAACGCGGTGGATTTATTTATGGAAGCTAACCGTATCGGCGGACGTCACGGATTGGGAATGTCGGATCAAATCGAAAACCGTATTATTGAAGCGAAAAGTCGCGGAATTTATGAAGCACCGGGAATGGCGTTGTTACATATTGCGTATGAGCGTTTGGTGACCGGTATTCATAACGAAGATACTATTGAACAATATCGTATTAACGGATTGCGTTTAGGTCGTTTATTGTATCAAGGTCGTTGGTTCGATCCACAAGCATTAATGTTGCGCGAAACTGCACAACGCTGGGTGGCGAAAGCGGTGACCGGTGAAGTGACCTTAGAATTACGTCGTGGTAACGATTATTCTATCTTAAATACAGAATCGCCAAATTTAACTTATGCGCCGGAACGTTTAAGTATGGAAAAAGTGGAAAATGCGCCATTTGATCCGGTAGATCGTATTGGTCAGTTAACCATGCGTAACTTAGATATTACCGATACACGCAGTAAATTAGGTATTTACACCAATACGGGATTATTAACCGTCGGAGCAGAATCAATGTTGCCACAATTGGATAAAAAATAA
- the yeeZ gene encoding YeeZ like protein encodes MRSVAIVGLGWLGLPLARHLKNLGWEVKGSKRTHEGVEQMRLIRLEAYHLELTPELNVDPDDLTELLSVDSLIINIPPSQYFFDLQQYVQGIKNLVSEALLHNIQHIIFISSSSVFPDISGQFDEDTPAQPNSDMGRALLEIENWLFQLQDIDCDIIRFTGLVGNDRHPVFHLVEREQVDKGNMPVNLVHVDDCARAIQLLLETPSYQRLYHLAAPHHPTRADYYGKMAEKLSLNSPHFIVSPQDPQRIIVGDKICRELDFVYQYPDLYAILPQQDEACC; translated from the coding sequence ATGAGATCGGTTGCGATTGTGGGGTTGGGATGGCTAGGTTTGCCTCTTGCTCGCCATTTAAAAAATTTAGGTTGGGAAGTGAAAGGCAGCAAGCGTACACATGAAGGCGTGGAGCAGATGCGTTTGATCCGTTTGGAGGCTTATCACCTTGAATTAACGCCTGAATTGAATGTGGATCCGGATGATTTAACCGAGTTGTTATCGGTTGATAGCCTCATTATTAATATTCCGCCCAGCCAGTATTTTTTTGATTTGCAACAATACGTGCAAGGGATCAAAAATTTAGTCAGCGAAGCATTGTTGCATAATATTCAGCACATCATTTTTATCAGCTCAAGTTCAGTCTTTCCGGATATTTCTGGGCAATTTGACGAAGACACTCCAGCGCAGCCGAATTCGGATATGGGTAGAGCGTTGTTGGAAATCGAAAATTGGCTGTTCCAATTGCAAGATATCGATTGCGATATTATCCGTTTTACAGGGCTGGTGGGCAATGATCGCCATCCGGTGTTTCATCTGGTTGAACGTGAACAAGTGGACAAGGGCAATATGCCGGTAAATTTAGTTCACGTGGACGATTGCGCCCGCGCAATTCAATTGCTGTTGGAAACCCCAAGTTATCAGCGCTTATACCACCTTGCCGCGCCCCATCACCCGACTCGCGCGGATTATTATGGTAAAATGGCGGAAAAATTGTCGCTAAATTCACCGCACTTTATTGTATCGCCACAAGATCCGCAGCGTATTATTGTGGGCGATAAAATTTGTCGAGAACTGGATTTTGTTTATCAATATCCGGATCTTTATGCGATTTTGCCACAACAAGATGAGGCGTGTTGCTAA
- the purC gene encoding phosphoribosylaminoimidazolesuccinocarboxamide synthase, producing MTQLSLKKIYSGKVRDLYEIDDKRMLMVATDRLSAFDVILEDPIPRKGEILTQISNFWFNKLAPIMPNHFTGDTVYDVLPKAEADLVKDRAVVCKRLKPIKIESIVRGYLTGSGLKDYKQTGTICGLQLPQGLVEASKLPEPIFTPSSKEEVGNHDINISYAECEKLIGAELARQVREKAIALYTAAAEYALTKGIIICDTKFEFGLDENGVLTLMDEVLTPDSSRFWSLETYQEGINPPSFDKQFIRDWLEQSGWNKEPPAPKVPAEVIQKTVDKYQEALDLLTK from the coding sequence ATGACACAACTTAGTCTTAAAAAAATCTATTCGGGAAAAGTACGCGATCTTTATGAAATTGACGATAAACGGATGTTGATGGTAGCGACGGATCGTTTGTCGGCGTTTGATGTTATTTTAGAGGATCCAATTCCGCGTAAAGGCGAAATTCTCACCCAAATTTCGAACTTTTGGTTTAACAAATTGGCGCCGATTATGCCAAATCATTTTACCGGCGACACGGTGTATGATGTTTTACCTAAAGCTGAAGCGGATTTAGTCAAAGATCGCGCGGTGGTATGTAAGCGTTTGAAACCGATTAAAATTGAGTCGATTGTGCGCGGTTATTTGACCGGTAGCGGTTTGAAAGATTATAAACAAACCGGCACCATTTGCGGATTGCAATTGCCGCAAGGTTTAGTGGAAGCGAGCAAATTGCCAGAGCCGATTTTTACGCCGTCAAGCAAAGAAGAAGTGGGTAACCATGATATTAATATTAGTTATGCGGAATGTGAAAAATTAATCGGTGCAGAATTGGCGCGTCAAGTGAGAGAAAAAGCTATTGCGCTTTATACCGCTGCCGCAGAATATGCCTTGACAAAAGGTATTATTATTTGCGATACCAAATTTGAATTTGGTTTAGATGAAAATGGCGTATTGACTTTGATGGATGAAGTATTAACGCCGGATTCCAGCCGTTTTTGGTCACTGGAAACCTATCAAGAGGGAATCAATCCACCGTCTTTTGATAAACAATTTATTCGCGATTGGTTGGAGCAAAGCGGTTGGAATAAAGAACCTCCCGCGCCGAAAGTGCCGGCAGAGGTAATTCAAAAAACTGTTGATAAATATCAAGAAGCATTAGATTTATTAACGAAATAA